Proteins encoded together in one Impatiens glandulifera chromosome 1, dImpGla2.1, whole genome shotgun sequence window:
- the LOC124920784 gene encoding polygalacturonase At1g48100: MAFLRLFLIAFSIFILLLLHSNNAEGRVHYHKNKNKNTNRELISPPTITTSPAYSPSPSSPPEEDDPPPNPGNLTTDSSCIFDVMSFGACGDGDTDDTAAFMSAWKAACAVESAIVLVPSGYTFIITSSIFSGPCQPGLVLQVDGVLMPPDGPDCWPEKDSHRQWLVFYRLDNMTLTGTGTIEGNGQKWWDLPCKPHRGPNGTTLPGPCDSPALIRFFMSNNVVMSELRVQNSPQFHIKFDGCEGVLIDRLSISSPKLSPNTDGIHIENTKYVGIYDSVIANGDDCISIGTGCSHVNIDGITCGPSHGISIGSLGVHNSQACVSNITVTNIMLRDSDNGLRIKTWQGGSGSVSGISFENIVMENVRNCIIIDQYYCLTKGCRNETAAVYLTDVSYRNIKGTYDVRSPPIHFACSDTVACTNISMSEVELLPHDGELVDDPFCWNAYGIQETLTIPPIDCLQDGEPESLAETSLYVCN; this comes from the exons ATGGCCTTTCTCCGCCTGTTTCTAATCgctttttcaattttcattcttcttcttcttcattcgaaCAATGCAGAAGGAAGAGTTCATTACcacaagaacaagaacaagaacacAAACAGAGAGCTAATCTCGCCGCCGACGATTACGACGTCACCGGCCTACTCTCCGTCGCCGTCTTCTCCACCTGAAGAAGACGACCCACCGCCCAATCCAGGGAACTTGACCACCGATTCCAGTTGCATATTCGACGTCATGTCATTCGGAGCCTGTGGGGACGGAGATACAGACGACACTGCAGCATTCATGTCGGCCTGGAAAGCTGCATGCGCCGTGGAATCCGCCATTGTTTTGGTTCCATCTGGTTATACTTTCATCATCACTTCATCTATTTTCTCCGGTCCCTGTCAGCCCGGCCTTGTATTACAGGTCGATGGAGTTTTAATGCCGCCAGATGGGCCGGACTGTTGGCCGGAAAAGGACAGTCATAGACAATGGTTGGTGTTTTACAGACTAGATAACATGACATTAACAGGAACGGGTACAATTGAAGGAAATGGTCAAAAATGGTGGGATCTCCCCTGTAAACCTCACCGG GGTCCAAACGGAACAACGTTGCCAGGTCCATGTGACAGTCCTGCT TTAATTCGGTTCTTCATGAGCAACAACGTGGTCATGTCGGAATTACGTGTTCAAAACAGTCCTCAATTCCACATAAAATTCGACGGATGCGAAGGCGTGCTTATTGACCGGCTGTCGATATCATCTCCAAAACTCAGTCCAAATACCGACGGTATTCACATAGAGAACACAAAGTATGTTGGAATATACGATTCCGTCATTGCAAACG GGGATGATTGTATTTCAATAGGAACAGGTTGTTCACATGTGAACATTGATGGTATTACTTGTGGTCCTAGTCACGGGATCAG TATTGGTAGTCTCGGCGTACATAATTCACAGGCATGTGTCTCAAACATAACGGTAACAAACATAATGTTAAGGGATTCCGACAATGGATTAAGGATCAAGACATGGCAAGGTGGATCTGGATCCGTTTCCGGGATATCATTCGAGAACATTGTGATGGAAAATGTGAGGAATTGTATAATTATAGACCAATATTATTGTCTCACCAAGGGATGTCGTAACGAGACTGCAGCTGTTTACTTGACCGACGTGTCGTATCGGAATATAAAGGGAACTTACGACGTGCGCAGCCCTCCGATCCACTTTGCTTGCAGCGATACGGTGGCGTGTACGAATATATCGATGTCGGAGGTGGAGCTTTTGCCGCACGATGGCGAACTTGTGGACGATCCTTTTTGTTGGAATGCTTATGGAATTCAAGAAACATTGACGATTCCTCCTATTGATTGTTTGCAAGATGGTGAGCCTGAGTCATTGGCTGAGACATCGTTGTATGTTTGCAATTAA